One stretch of Amycolatopsis sp. NBC_00345 DNA includes these proteins:
- a CDS encoding SRPBCC family protein yields the protein MTEHELTITRAFDAPRELVFRAWTDPDHLASWLGPQKFTASSVTTDPRPGGRWRACISSEEYGVERWMEGSYRELDPPRRLVFTYRWDDPADEVGETLVTITFDGTGDKTEMTFHQAPFPNEVERDGHFHGWQSGFEDLAVQLARIRQEA from the coding sequence ATGACCGAACACGAACTCACCATCACCCGGGCGTTCGACGCCCCGCGCGAACTGGTGTTCCGCGCCTGGACCGACCCGGACCACCTGGCGAGCTGGCTGGGCCCGCAGAAGTTCACCGCCTCGTCCGTGACGACCGACCCGCGGCCCGGCGGCCGGTGGCGCGCGTGCATCAGCAGCGAGGAGTACGGCGTCGAGCGCTGGATGGAGGGCAGCTACCGCGAACTCGACCCGCCCCGGCGGCTGGTGTTCACCTACCGCTGGGACGACCCCGCCGACGAGGTCGGCGAGACGCTGGTGACGATCACCTTCGACGGCACCGGCGACAAGACCGAGATGACCTTCCACCAGGCCCCGTTCCCGAACGAGGTGGAGCGCGACGGCCACTTCCACGGCTGGCAGTCCGGCTTCGAAGACCTCGCCG
- a CDS encoding ArsR/SmtB family transcription factor — MATDQLSITFSALADPTRRAILARLCHGEATVNELAAPFEVSLQAVSKHLKVLEQAGLVSRGRTRQWRPCRLEARPLAVVADWVGEYRQFWEAGFDRLDEHLRRIQATARETGE, encoded by the coding sequence ATGGCCACTGATCAGCTCAGCATCACCTTCTCCGCGCTGGCCGACCCGACGCGGCGGGCCATCCTCGCCCGGCTCTGCCACGGCGAGGCCACCGTCAACGAGCTGGCCGCGCCGTTCGAGGTGAGCCTGCAGGCGGTGTCGAAGCACCTGAAAGTGCTGGAACAGGCCGGGCTCGTGAGCCGCGGCCGCACCCGGCAGTGGCGGCCGTGCCGCCTGGAGGCGCGGCCGCTGGCCGTCGTCGCCGACTGGGTGGGCGAGTACCGGCAGTTCTGGGAGGCCGGGTTCGACCGCTTGGACGAGCACCTGCGCAGGATTCAGGCAACCGCTAGGGAGACCGGCGAATGA